Within the Musa acuminata AAA Group cultivar baxijiao chromosome BXJ2-9, Cavendish_Baxijiao_AAA, whole genome shotgun sequence genome, the region TGATTAAAAACTCTAATTGGAAACACATGGTGCCTTGTTTTCCGCCCTCAACTTGGAACCAAGTAGTCATCTCAAACTTGGAGCATGGTCCATATGTGTACCATATTTGAAGAACAAACTATGTTACAAACAGATGATTGATTACTAGTACAGTGTTGAACTTTGTGCTGCCTTGAAGTTGATAGAAATCTCAAGTCGTCCTCCCGCGGTCCCCACAGTTGGCACAAGCTGCTATCAAAGCTCTTTTTCATATTAGCTCCTCTCCAAGTCATACTTTTCCACTTCTTTTGCCATGACATGAGCAGCTTCTCCTTTCCTATTCATGGAAGGAAATTTTGGGACTGTTACTGGATGATAAATAAGAATTATTTATTCTTTAAGGATTTGAAATACCATATCTGCCCTGAAAATTTTGACAGATCAAATATGTTCCAGTCTTTGACAGAAATTGTCTAAGCTTGTACTCTTAAGACATCAAACTTTCTCAATTGTCCCTGTAGAACTATCAAAGAATTCGCATTCATTTACCAACCTCATTGTCTGTGATTTATGCCTCTCAATCAACACAGCTTTGATTGTGAAGTTGGTGGTGAAGCCAATTGCAAACCAACTTTAATAATTAACATTGGCCCCATTTGGTCCTTCAAGACTGGTCCTTCAAGACTGACCAATGTTGATGGCAGATAAAAAAGGGATGAGAATGAGGAGGTGGAGAGATGATAAAGATGAAATGAATATTTAGATAATTTTCTCTCATTAAAACAATTCTCAGAACATGTCTTATCTAACATTTACTTGGCAaggaaatatgattttttaaggTATATTATGAAGCTGATTGTAAGTATGAGGAAAGAATGCCTTCATTAAAGGAAACCTTAAAGGTAAAACTATTTTATGTGTTCAAAACATTGGAAGTCTCCTATTCTAAGGAAAAGGATGAAATTTCAAGCATTCAACCATTGATAAGTTTGATATAAAAGTTGATGATACCAAATATTTTTGCTCCCTATTCTCCTTCCAAGAACTGctcttttctttatattttatattgttCTTGTGTTAGATCTAAGTTTAAGAATTTAGATCTGAGATCTAATCATTCATGAGCACGCCACCTGGGAAATGTCTACACTCTATTCGCAAACAAGCAGACCGCTGTCGGTGTACGGACATGAACAAGACCTCCTTACACTGTTACCCCGAAGTCAACACAAGCCGTTGACCGCAATTTGTTGCATGTTGACTTGGTATCTCTAGCTTCTTCTCCGAGTCTTCTCCTCCACATCGTCACATTAATGACACCGTGTGTATACAAGGCACCACAATCTTCTCACCGAACCCAAGACATCAGTTTCTTCTCCTCCAAGTTATATAGGCACCGCAATCCTTCTCGTTGAAGCCAAGACATCAGTTTCTTCTCCATCCATCAAGAACAGGGAACATGAAGGTATGCAATTGTATGCTTATTACATGTACTGTTTCCTCTGTTTCGTTCTGAGAGAAAGCAGAATATTTTTTGTATAGTTAGATTCGATAATCTGCTAACCGAGGAATCATATGCATTCATCAATCCTTGCAGCAGAAGATAGTGATCAGAGTGCAGATAAAGTGCGACAAGTGCCGATCCAAAGCCATGCAGCTCGTTGCTGAAGCAGGTGCGCTGCTGAACAGAGAGGAGGATACTGTTGTTCATCATATCATCTCGCATTAAAACCTTTCATGATTGTTGCAGACGGGGTTGATTCAGTTGCGATAGAAGGGGAGAACAAGGATCAACTGGTGATCGTCGGCGACGGCGTCGATCCCGCCAACGTAACATTAGTTCTGAGGAAGAAAGTTGGCCGCGCGACCATAGTGAAGGTGGAGGA harbors:
- the LOC103999243 gene encoding heavy metal-associated isoprenylated plant protein 47 isoform X2, whose translation is MKKIVIRVQIKCDKCRSKAMQLVAEADGVDSVAIEGENKDQLVIVGDGVDPANVTLVLRKKVGRATIVKVEEVKKDAEKKSETTVQWYPNYPPCPQTVWYDCESSSSNPNACSIM
- the LOC103999243 gene encoding heavy metal-associated isoprenylated plant protein 47 isoform X1, translated to MKQKIVIRVQIKCDKCRSKAMQLVAEADGVDSVAIEGENKDQLVIVGDGVDPANVTLVLRKKVGRATIVKVEEVKKDAEKKSETTVQWYPNYPPCPQTVWYDCESSSSNPNACSIM